A genomic region of Trueperaceae bacterium contains the following coding sequences:
- a CDS encoding M28 family peptidase, with protein sequence MTYPDPTLVHALCEEGPRPVGSDAHARARSILRSELERIGAMPYDGEAYDLPYDAAGTAFVNLVGEVPGEDPDLPPLVIGAHYDTVPTTPGANDNAASIAVALAVGERASDAPLRRGLVLGLFDAEEPPYYHQPTMGSIRFVEDVLDARGVAAMVALDLIGRDPDVDELVAVLPTPVRLALRVGLAGRLDRAIGVLGAEDDRRWDGPVRAMQRATPGRYRPRRIPHAVAPDMSDHYAFRRAGWPYLFLSSGMGPTYHEPTDVPETLDGARLDATTDALEGLLRSADDAFA encoded by the coding sequence ATGACCTACCCCGACCCCACCCTCGTCCACGCCCTCTGCGAAGAGGGGCCTCGCCCCGTCGGAAGCGACGCCCACGCCCGCGCCCGGTCGATCCTCCGCAGCGAACTGGAGCGCATCGGCGCGATGCCGTACGACGGCGAGGCGTACGACCTCCCCTACGACGCCGCCGGCACCGCCTTCGTGAACCTCGTCGGCGAGGTGCCGGGCGAGGACCCCGACCTCCCGCCGCTGGTGATCGGCGCGCACTACGACACCGTCCCCACGACTCCCGGCGCGAACGACAACGCCGCCTCGATCGCCGTCGCGCTCGCCGTCGGCGAGCGCGCCTCGGACGCCCCGCTCCGTCGCGGCCTGGTGCTGGGCCTGTTCGACGCCGAGGAACCGCCGTACTACCACCAACCGACGATGGGCAGCATCCGCTTCGTCGAGGACGTCCTCGACGCGCGCGGCGTCGCGGCGATGGTGGCGCTCGACCTGATCGGCCGCGACCCGGACGTGGACGAACTCGTGGCCGTCCTCCCTACCCCGGTCCGCCTGGCGTTGCGGGTCGGCCTCGCCGGCCGCCTCGACCGCGCCATCGGGGTGCTCGGCGCGGAGGACGACCGCCGGTGGGACGGCCCCGTCCGGGCGATGCAGCGGGCCACGCCGGGCCGCTACCGCCCGCGGCGCATTCCGCACGCCGTCGCGCCCGACATGAGCGACCACTACGCCTTCCGCCGGGCGGGCTGGCCCTACCTGTTCCTCAGCAGCGGGATGGGGCCCACCTACCACGAACCCACCGACGTCCCCGAGACCCTCGACGGCGCCCGCCTCGACGCCACCACCGACGCCCTCGAGGGACTCCTCCGCAGCGCCGACGACGCGTTCGCCTGA